One Micromonospora craniellae genomic region harbors:
- a CDS encoding amino acid deaminase/aldolase encodes MATDSDNLRHRLDRATAHLDPPYAVVDLAAFDRNAAALTARAAGKPLRIASKSLRCRDLISRALAQSGWRAVMAFTLPEAIWLVRTGVTADVLVAYPTADRGALAELAADPTLAAAITLMVDDPEQLDFCDTVTAPGRRPELRVCLDLDASWRLLGGRVHVGVRRSPVHTARAAGRLAATVARRAGFRLVGLMSYEAQIAGLGDAPPGQAVLGAAIRVAQRGSYRELLARRGAAVAAVREHADLEFVNGGGTGSVAATSADPAVTEVTAGSGLYGPTLFDAYRTWRPTPAAFFACTVVRRPAPDLATVLGGGWIASGSAAGNRLPRPWLPTGLKLLGAEGAGEVQTPLTGAPAATLRVGDRVWFRHAKSGELCERVNELHLVDGDHVVGTVPTYRGEERAFL; translated from the coding sequence GTGGCCACCGACAGCGACAACCTGCGTCACCGGCTGGACCGGGCGACCGCGCACCTCGACCCGCCGTACGCGGTGGTGGACCTCGCGGCCTTCGACCGCAACGCCGCCGCGTTGACCGCCCGGGCCGCCGGCAAACCGCTGCGCATCGCCAGCAAGTCGCTCCGCTGCCGGGACCTCATCTCCCGCGCGCTGGCCCAGTCGGGTTGGCGGGCGGTGATGGCGTTCACGCTGCCCGAGGCGATCTGGCTGGTCCGGACCGGGGTCACCGCCGACGTGCTGGTGGCGTACCCCACCGCCGACCGGGGGGCGCTCGCCGAACTCGCCGCCGACCCGACGCTGGCAGCGGCCATCACGCTGATGGTCGACGACCCCGAACAGCTCGACTTCTGCGACACGGTGACCGCTCCGGGCCGCCGCCCGGAGCTGCGCGTCTGCCTCGACCTGGACGCCTCGTGGCGACTGCTGGGCGGTCGGGTGCACGTCGGCGTCCGCCGCTCGCCGGTGCACACCGCCCGGGCGGCCGGCCGGCTCGCCGCCACCGTCGCCCGGCGAGCCGGGTTCCGGCTGGTCGGCCTGATGTCGTACGAGGCGCAGATCGCCGGCCTGGGCGACGCTCCGCCGGGGCAGGCGGTGCTCGGTGCCGCGATCCGGGTGGCGCAGCGCGGGTCGTACCGCGAGTTGCTGGCCCGCCGGGGTGCGGCGGTCGCCGCGGTACGCGAACACGCCGACCTGGAGTTCGTCAACGGCGGCGGGACCGGCAGCGTGGCCGCCACCAGCGCCGATCCCGCGGTCACCGAGGTCACCGCGGGATCGGGCCTGTACGGGCCGACCCTGTTCGACGCGTACCGCACCTGGCGGCCCACCCCGGCGGCGTTCTTCGCCTGCACGGTGGTCCGCCGGCCGGCACCCGACCTGGCCACCGTGCTCGGCGGCGGCTGGATCGCCTCCGGTTCCGCCGCCGGCAACCGGCTGCCCCGCCCGTGGCTGCCGACCGGCCTCAAGCTGCTCGGCGCCGAGGGTGCCGGCGAGGTGCAGACCCCGCTGACCGGCGCGCCGGCCGCCACCCTGCGCGTCGGGGACCGGGTCTGGTTCCGCCACGCCAAGTCCGGCGAGCTGTGCGAACGGGTGAACGAGCTGCACCTGGTCGACGGCGACCATGTGGTGGGTACCGTGCCGACCTATCGGGGCGAGGAACGCGCCTTCCTCTGA
- a CDS encoding DNA polymerase III subunit delta', which translates to MPDAFADLVGQDEAVETLRRAASAAAAVLRTPVGPDATEPTVSPDEGDGAAPASDPGAGMTHAWIFTGPPGSGRSVAARAFAAALQCVHGTGCGACPGCHTTLAGTHADVRLVVPEGLSIGVNDMRALVLRAASTPSGGRWQVVIIEDADRLTEAAGNALLKAVEEPPPRTVFLLCAPSTHPDDISVTIRSRCRVVPLRQPPAEAVAEVLVRRDGIAPDVARWAAAATQGHVGRARRLAGDQQARSRRDAVLAVPRRLTGVGAAFDAASALIAAAEAEAEASVADLDAAERAALETALGAGGTGRGAAGAARGSAGQLKDLERRQKSRATRAQRDALDRALVDLAAFYRDALAVAWGAPVAPVHTDTADLADAGARKWQAEGALRRLEAVLACRSAIEANVKPRIAVEAMMLALWKG; encoded by the coding sequence ATGCCGGACGCCTTCGCCGATCTGGTCGGGCAGGACGAGGCGGTGGAGACGCTGCGCCGGGCCGCGTCGGCCGCCGCCGCGGTGCTGCGCACCCCCGTCGGCCCGGACGCCACCGAGCCGACGGTGTCCCCGGACGAGGGCGACGGTGCGGCCCCGGCGTCCGACCCGGGCGCGGGGATGACCCATGCGTGGATCTTCACCGGGCCGCCGGGATCGGGGCGGTCGGTGGCGGCACGCGCCTTCGCCGCCGCGTTGCAGTGCGTCCACGGCACCGGCTGCGGTGCCTGCCCGGGGTGTCACACCACGCTGGCCGGCACCCACGCCGACGTGCGGCTGGTGGTGCCCGAGGGCCTGTCCATCGGCGTCAACGACATGCGGGCACTGGTGCTCCGAGCGGCCAGCACCCCGTCCGGCGGGCGCTGGCAGGTGGTGATCATCGAGGATGCCGACCGGCTGACCGAGGCGGCCGGCAACGCGCTGCTCAAGGCGGTGGAGGAACCTCCTCCCCGGACCGTCTTCCTGCTCTGCGCGCCGTCCACCCACCCGGACGACATCTCGGTGACCATCAGGTCGCGCTGTCGGGTCGTACCGCTGCGGCAGCCGCCGGCCGAGGCGGTCGCCGAGGTGCTGGTACGCCGCGACGGCATCGCCCCCGACGTGGCCCGGTGGGCGGCGGCGGCCACCCAGGGGCACGTGGGGCGGGCCCGGCGGCTGGCCGGCGACCAGCAGGCCAGGTCGCGGCGGGACGCGGTGCTCGCGGTGCCGCGTCGGCTGACCGGGGTGGGTGCCGCGTTCGACGCGGCGTCCGCGCTGATCGCGGCGGCCGAGGCGGAGGCCGAGGCGTCGGTGGCCGACCTGGACGCGGCGGAGCGCGCCGCGCTGGAGACCGCGCTCGGCGCGGGTGGCACCGGCCGGGGCGCGGCGGGTGCCGCCCGGGGCTCCGCCGGCCAGTTGAAGGACCTGGAACGCCGTCAGAAGTCCCGGGCGACCCGGGCCCAGCGGGACGCGCTGGACCGGGCCCTGGTCGACCTGGCCGCCTTCTATCGGGACGCCCTCGCCGTCGCGTGGGGTGCGCCGGTGGCGCCGGTGCACACCGACACCGCCGACCTGGCCGACGCCGGTGCCCGTAAGTGGCAGGCGGAGGGGGCGTTGCGGCGGCTGGAGGCGGTGCTCGCCTGCCGGTCCGCGATCGAGGCCAACGTCAAGCCCCGGATCGCGGTCGAGGCGATGATGCTCGCCCTCTGGAAGGGCTGA
- the tmk gene encoding dTMP kinase — MPSDGPARGGTAIESQFNGEPSGVSPSADQPAGTSGRDTTGLSGGGAADPKAASGGSAAQADLSGYGAIRSVLRIRPFRRLWIVLGAASFGDWLGLLATSVFAAAQVEGNTAKGAAFGGVIAIRLLPALLLGPIAGVLADRFDRRWTMVICDVLRFVLFASIPLYALTGASGARVVSWAAIATFLIETVTLLWIPAKEAAVPNLIPRARLETANQLTLITTYGLTPIAAAILLASGDGIVRGATGGEMPSWAEPAQLALWFNAFSRLATALVVAFGIKEISQAQTAEGERTEQSMLRQFAEGWRFIAQTPLVRGLVLGILGAFAGGGIVIGTARFFANSLGAGDAAFYLLFGAIFLGLAIGIGLGPMIVRDMSRRRWFGMSIVLASASVMTLAFAFHLSMALVGAILVGAGAGMAFLSGTTLLGGEVADEVRGRVFAVVQIGTRLVLILAIALGSLLAGVGGSREFEIADLGISVSSTRLLLLAAGAAGIFAGISAFGQMDDKKGVPVLADLWGSIRGRPLMPAEPFVSAGLFVVFEGGEGAGKSTQLAQLAERLRGHGRDVVVTREPGATAVGSRIRSMVLDTTGAEAPSPRAEALLYAADRAHHVATVVRPALVRGAVVISDRYVDSSLAYQGAGRTLPVDEVSWLSSWATGGLKPDLVVLLDVDPRTGLSRVAARNQAADRLEAESVSFHERVRYAFLDLAAADPKRYLVLDGSRPAEEIAEQVAHRVEELLGAPGGITHPDPANGPDTSVQPELSPSELVTTERT, encoded by the coding sequence GTGCCCAGCGATGGGCCGGCACGTGGAGGTACGGCCATCGAAAGCCAGTTCAACGGCGAGCCGTCCGGCGTGTCGCCGTCCGCGGACCAGCCCGCCGGGACATCCGGCCGGGACACGACCGGCTTATCCGGCGGCGGTGCCGCCGACCCGAAGGCTGCTTCGGGCGGGTCCGCCGCCCAGGCCGACCTGTCCGGGTACGGCGCGATCCGCTCGGTGCTGCGCATCCGCCCGTTCCGCCGGCTCTGGATCGTGCTCGGCGCCGCGTCCTTCGGCGACTGGCTCGGCCTGCTCGCCACCAGTGTCTTCGCCGCCGCGCAGGTGGAGGGGAACACCGCCAAGGGAGCCGCGTTCGGTGGCGTGATCGCCATCCGGCTGCTGCCCGCGTTGCTGCTCGGCCCGATCGCCGGGGTGCTCGCCGACCGGTTCGACCGGCGCTGGACCATGGTCATCTGCGACGTGCTGCGGTTCGTGCTGTTCGCCTCCATCCCGCTGTACGCGCTCACCGGCGCCAGCGGCGCGCGGGTGGTGAGCTGGGCGGCGATCGCCACGTTCCTGATCGAGACGGTCACCCTGCTCTGGATCCCGGCCAAGGAAGCAGCGGTCCCCAACCTCATCCCCCGGGCCCGGCTGGAGACGGCGAACCAGCTCACCCTGATCACCACGTACGGACTCACCCCGATCGCCGCCGCGATCCTGCTCGCCTCGGGCGACGGCATCGTCCGGGGTGCCACCGGCGGCGAGATGCCCTCCTGGGCCGAGCCGGCCCAACTGGCGCTCTGGTTCAATGCGTTCTCCCGCCTCGCCACCGCCCTGGTGGTGGCGTTCGGCATCAAGGAGATCAGCCAGGCGCAGACCGCCGAGGGGGAGCGCACCGAGCAGAGCATGTTGCGCCAGTTCGCCGAGGGCTGGCGGTTCATCGCACAGACCCCGCTGGTCCGCGGCCTGGTCCTGGGCATCCTGGGTGCCTTTGCCGGCGGCGGCATCGTGATCGGCACCGCCCGCTTTTTCGCCAACTCGCTCGGCGCCGGTGACGCCGCGTTCTATCTGCTCTTCGGCGCGATCTTCCTGGGCCTGGCGATCGGCATCGGGCTCGGCCCGATGATCGTCCGGGACATGTCCCGGCGGCGCTGGTTCGGCATGAGTATCGTGCTGGCCAGCGCCTCGGTGATGACGCTGGCCTTCGCCTTCCACCTGTCCATGGCGCTGGTCGGTGCGATCCTGGTCGGCGCCGGGGCCGGGATGGCCTTCCTCTCCGGCACCACGCTGCTCGGCGGCGAGGTCGCCGACGAGGTACGCGGCCGGGTCTTCGCCGTGGTGCAGATCGGTACCCGGCTGGTGCTGATCCTGGCCATCGCGCTGGGCAGCCTGCTCGCCGGGGTCGGCGGCTCCCGGGAGTTCGAGATCGCCGACCTGGGCATTTCGGTCTCCTCGACGCGGCTGCTGCTGCTCGCCGCCGGTGCCGCCGGGATCTTCGCCGGGATCAGCGCGTTCGGGCAGATGGACGACAAGAAGGGCGTGCCGGTCCTGGCCGACCTGTGGGGATCGATCCGGGGTCGCCCGCTGATGCCAGCCGAGCCGTTCGTCTCGGCCGGACTCTTCGTGGTCTTCGAGGGTGGCGAGGGCGCGGGCAAGTCGACCCAGCTCGCCCAGCTCGCCGAGCGGTTGCGCGGCCACGGGCGGGACGTGGTGGTGACCCGGGAACCGGGCGCGACCGCCGTCGGCTCCCGGATCCGGTCGATGGTGCTGGACACCACCGGCGCCGAGGCGCCCTCACCGCGCGCCGAGGCCCTGCTCTACGCCGCCGACCGGGCACACCACGTGGCCACCGTGGTCCGGCCGGCCCTGGTCCGGGGCGCGGTGGTGATCAGTGACCGGTACGTCGACTCGTCCCTGGCGTACCAGGGCGCCGGCCGTACGCTGCCGGTCGACGAGGTCTCCTGGCTCTCCTCCTGGGCCACCGGCGGGCTCAAGCCCGACCTGGTGGTGCTGCTCGACGTCGACCCGCGGACCGGGCTGTCCCGGGTGGCCGCGCGGAACCAGGCCGCCGACCGGTTGGAGGCCGAGTCGGTCAGCTTCCATGAGCGGGTCAGGTACGCCTTCCTCGACCTGGCTGCCGCCGACCCCAAGCGGTACCTGGTGCTCGACGGCTCCCGTCCGGCCGAGGAGATCGCCGAGCAGGTGGCCCACCGGGTGGAGGAACTGCTCGGTGCCCCCGGCGGCATCACCCACCCGGACCCGGCGAACGGCCCGGACACCTCGGTCCAGCCCGAGTTATCCCCGTCCGAGCTGGTGACGACGGAGCGGACCTGA
- the topA gene encoding type I DNA topoisomerase — translation MPSKAGTTRLVIVESPAKAKTISGYLGPGYVVEASFGHVRDLPRNAADVPAKYKGESWARLGVDVDNGFHALYVVSADRKQQISKLTKLAKEVDEIFLATDEDREGEAIAWHLVETLKPKVPVRRMVFHEITKPAIQAAVANPREIDRDLVDAQEARRILDRLYGYEVSPVLWKKVMPRLSAGRVQSVATRIVVERERQRMAFRTAEYWDILATLAVTNVGEGPRSFNATLVALNGDRIATGKDFEPTTGRVRAGAGVVHLDESGARGLAARLEGRPFTVTRVEEKPYRRRPYAPFITSTLQQEAARKLRFSSQQTMRTAQRLYENGYITYMRTDSVSLSDTAIAAARQQIVELYGERSVPPEPRRYTGKVKNAQEAHEAIRPAGDNFRTPGEVAKELSVEEFKLYELIWRRTIASQMTDAVGSSVSVRIRATTVGGEEADFGATGKTITDPGFLRAYVESSDDENAEAEDAERRLPNLVKDQPLTAERLAAQGHHTQPPARYTEASLVKALEELGIGRPSTYASIMQTIQDRGYVVKRGQAMIPSFLAFAVIGLMERHYPRLIDYDFTASMENELDEIAGGDHAAVDFLTAFYFGTTNGAGDQDIARSGGLKKLVTENLSDIDARSVNSIPLFSDDEGREVVVRVGRYGPYLQRRTPGEEQAPVAEGEEGAAPGDRAPIPEGLAPDELTPEKVHELFLGGGGERKLGDDPATGEPILLKSGRFGPYVASGERKSSLLRSQSPDSLSLDEALKLLSLPRVIGVAADGAEVVANNGRYGPYVKRGDEFRSLDSEDKMFTVTLDEALALLAAPKNRQRRAAAPPLREMGADPLTEKPLVIKDGRFGPYVTDGETNASLRRGQTPEALSLEEASEMLAEKRAKGPAPRRKATKKAAAKKAPAKATDPKTAAAKTTASKTTASKTASKAAASKATPRKAAPRKATAPRTD, via the coding sequence GTGCCGAGCAAAGCTGGAACCACCCGTCTGGTCATCGTCGAGTCCCCGGCGAAGGCCAAGACGATCTCGGGCTACCTCGGCCCGGGGTACGTCGTGGAGGCCAGCTTCGGGCACGTCCGCGACCTGCCGCGTAACGCCGCCGACGTTCCGGCCAAGTACAAGGGCGAGTCCTGGGCCCGGCTCGGCGTCGACGTCGACAACGGCTTCCACGCCCTCTATGTCGTCTCCGCCGACCGCAAGCAGCAGATCAGCAAGCTGACCAAGCTGGCCAAGGAGGTCGACGAGATCTTCCTGGCGACGGACGAGGACCGCGAGGGCGAGGCGATCGCCTGGCACCTGGTGGAGACGCTCAAGCCGAAGGTGCCGGTCCGGCGGATGGTCTTCCACGAGATCACCAAGCCGGCGATCCAGGCGGCGGTGGCCAACCCCCGGGAGATCGACCGTGACCTGGTCGACGCCCAGGAGGCCCGGCGCATCCTCGACCGCCTCTACGGCTACGAGGTCTCCCCGGTGCTGTGGAAGAAGGTCATGCCGAGGCTCTCGGCGGGCCGGGTGCAGTCCGTGGCGACCCGGATCGTGGTCGAACGCGAGCGGCAGCGGATGGCCTTCCGCACCGCCGAGTACTGGGACATCCTGGCCACCCTCGCCGTGACGAACGTCGGCGAGGGACCGCGCAGCTTCAACGCCACTCTGGTCGCGCTGAACGGCGACCGGATCGCCACCGGCAAGGACTTCGAGCCCACCACCGGCCGGGTGCGCGCCGGTGCCGGCGTGGTGCACCTCGACGAGAGCGGTGCGCGGGGGCTCGCGGCCCGCCTCGAAGGGCGACCGTTCACCGTCACCCGGGTCGAGGAGAAGCCCTACCGCCGCCGCCCGTACGCGCCCTTCATCACCTCCACGCTCCAGCAGGAGGCGGCCCGCAAGCTGCGGTTCTCGTCCCAGCAGACGATGCGTACCGCGCAGCGGCTCTACGAGAACGGCTACATCACCTACATGCGTACCGACTCGGTGAGCCTGTCGGACACCGCCATCGCGGCGGCCCGCCAGCAGATCGTCGAGCTGTACGGCGAGCGCAGCGTGCCGCCGGAGCCGCGCCGCTACACCGGCAAGGTGAAGAACGCGCAGGAGGCGCACGAGGCGATCCGCCCGGCGGGGGACAACTTCCGCACCCCGGGTGAGGTGGCCAAGGAGTTGTCGGTCGAGGAGTTCAAGCTCTACGAGCTGATCTGGCGGCGCACCATCGCCTCGCAGATGACCGACGCGGTCGGTTCCAGCGTCTCGGTGCGGATCCGGGCCACCACCGTCGGCGGCGAGGAGGCCGACTTCGGCGCGACCGGCAAGACGATCACCGACCCGGGTTTCCTGCGCGCGTACGTCGAGTCCAGCGACGACGAGAACGCCGAGGCCGAGGACGCCGAGCGCCGGCTGCCCAACCTGGTGAAGGACCAGCCGCTGACCGCCGAGCGTTTGGCGGCGCAGGGCCACCACACCCAGCCGCCCGCCCGCTACACCGAGGCGTCGCTGGTCAAGGCGCTTGAGGAGTTGGGCATCGGCCGCCCCTCCACGTACGCGTCGATCATGCAGACCATCCAGGACCGTGGCTACGTCGTCAAGCGTGGCCAGGCGATGATCCCGTCGTTCCTCGCGTTCGCGGTGATCGGGCTGATGGAACGGCACTACCCGCGCCTGATCGACTACGACTTCACGGCCAGCATGGAGAACGAGCTGGACGAGATCGCCGGCGGCGACCACGCGGCCGTCGACTTCCTCACGGCGTTCTACTTCGGCACCACCAACGGCGCCGGTGACCAGGACATCGCCCGTTCCGGCGGGCTCAAGAAGCTGGTCACCGAGAACCTCAGCGACATCGACGCGCGTAGCGTCAACTCGATCCCGCTGTTCAGCGACGACGAGGGACGCGAGGTGGTGGTGCGGGTCGGCCGATACGGGCCGTACCTGCAGCGTCGGACGCCGGGCGAGGAGCAGGCGCCGGTCGCCGAGGGTGAGGAGGGTGCGGCGCCGGGAGACCGGGCGCCGATCCCCGAGGGCCTGGCGCCGGACGAGTTGACCCCGGAGAAGGTCCACGAGCTGTTCCTCGGTGGCGGGGGCGAGCGCAAGCTCGGCGACGACCCGGCGACGGGAGAGCCGATCCTGCTCAAGTCCGGCCGGTTCGGCCCCTATGTGGCCAGTGGCGAACGGAAGTCCTCGCTGCTGCGCTCGCAGTCCCCGGACTCGCTCAGCCTCGACGAGGCGCTCAAGCTGCTCAGCCTGCCCCGGGTGATCGGGGTGGCAGCGGACGGTGCCGAGGTGGTCGCCAACAACGGCCGCTACGGCCCGTACGTCAAGCGGGGCGACGAGTTCCGTTCGCTGGACTCGGAAGACAAGATGTTCACCGTCACGCTGGACGAGGCGCTGGCCCTGCTGGCCGCCCCGAAGAACCGGCAGCGTCGGGCCGCCGCGCCGCCGCTGCGGGAGATGGGCGCGGACCCGCTGACGGAGAAGCCGCTGGTCATCAAGGACGGCCGGTTCGGGCCGTACGTCACCGACGGGGAGACGAACGCCTCGCTGCGACGCGGCCAGACCCCGGAGGCGCTGAGCCTGGAGGAAGCTTCCGAGATGCTCGCCGAGAAGCGGGCGAAGGGTCCGGCTCCGAGGAGGAAGGCGACGAAGAAGGCCGCCGCCAAGAAGGCGCCCGCCAAGGCCACCGACCCGAAGACCGCTGCCGCCAAGACCACCGCGAGCAAGACCACCGCCTCGAAAACAGCCTCGAAGGCAGCAGCCTCGAAGGCCACGCCGAGGAAGGCAGCACCGAGAAAGGCCACCGCCCCCCGCACCGACTGA
- a CDS encoding TetR family transcriptional regulator, with product MLDACAELVDEVGYEGLTTTLLAERAEVAIGSVYQFFPDKRAIVQALTLRTMESYLQRLDERFASDDLTHWWDGVDAGIDEYITMHRTVPGFRTLHFGDVVDLHLLDEQRDNNGVIADQLARVLTERFGLADVPDLRFHLEIAVEAADALIKLAFRRKPDGDDRVLAEAKALIREYLHRQMEARGDAGRRPVGQPAKPGDDQIAEAAEASAKQPA from the coding sequence ATGCTGGACGCCTGCGCCGAGCTCGTCGACGAGGTGGGGTACGAAGGGCTGACCACCACCTTGCTCGCCGAGCGGGCCGAGGTGGCGATCGGATCGGTCTACCAGTTCTTTCCGGACAAGCGGGCGATCGTGCAGGCGCTCACGCTGCGCACGATGGAGTCCTACCTCCAGCGGCTCGACGAACGCTTCGCCTCGGACGACCTGACACACTGGTGGGACGGGGTCGACGCGGGCATCGACGAGTACATCACGATGCACCGCACCGTTCCCGGCTTCCGTACCCTGCACTTCGGCGACGTGGTCGACCTGCACCTGCTCGATGAGCAGCGGGACAACAACGGGGTGATCGCCGACCAGCTGGCCCGGGTGCTCACCGAGCGGTTCGGGCTCGCCGACGTTCCCGACCTGCGCTTCCATCTGGAGATCGCGGTGGAGGCGGCGGACGCTCTGATCAAGCTCGCGTTCCGGCGCAAGCCGGACGGCGACGACCGGGTGCTGGCCGAGGCGAAAGCGCTGATCCGGGAGTACCTGCACCGTCAGATGGAGGCACGGGGCGACGCCGGTCGCCGGCCGGTCGGGCAGCCCGCGAAGCCGGGCGACGACCAGATCGCCGAGGCCGCCGAGGCATCGGCCAAGCAGCCCGCCTGA
- a CDS encoding DUF559 domain-containing protein, producing MEIDGGQHLDPATAWADMRRQNDLWQYGDRVLRFPAWAIRQSPGEVVHQLRAALLAAGWRPTSTP from the coding sequence GTGGAGATCGACGGCGGCCAGCATCTCGACCCGGCCACCGCGTGGGCGGACATGCGGCGACAGAACGACCTGTGGCAGTACGGCGACCGAGTGCTCCGCTTCCCTGCCTGGGCCATCCGCCAATCCCCCGGCGAGGTCGTCCACCAACTCCGCGCCGCCCTACTCGCCGCAGGCTGGCGCCCCACCTCCACGCCCTGA
- a CDS encoding type VII secretion target, with amino-acid sequence MDTLRALAARLDEASATLTALSRSVTAADPAQVSFGADAPGRPGEIGRALHRQWIAATGDRAREAHAAAAQLTATATALRQAADRYADTDSAASRRLAGER; translated from the coding sequence ATGGACACCCTTCGTGCCCTGGCCGCACGCCTCGACGAAGCGAGCGCCACGTTGACCGCGCTGTCCCGCTCGGTCACCGCCGCCGACCCCGCGCAGGTCTCGTTCGGCGCGGACGCGCCGGGGCGGCCCGGCGAGATCGGGCGGGCACTGCACCGGCAGTGGATCGCCGCCACCGGCGACCGGGCCCGCGAGGCGCACGCCGCCGCCGCCCAGCTGACCGCCACGGCGACCGCACTGCGCCAGGCCGCCGACCGGTACGCCGACACGGACTCCGCCGCCTCCCGCCGGCTGGCCGGGGAGAGGTGA
- a CDS encoding YbaB/EbfC family nucleoid-associated protein: MPRGEIDEAWIEEAVRRYRRIESLQAEFDQAVATVEVTVRSPDGLVEVVVTAGGRITDVRFLGPLHTRQPRDVAGSVRAAVAAAADAAQWAREKLHNETFTAYQPLTGA, translated from the coding sequence ATGCCGCGGGGCGAGATCGACGAGGCGTGGATCGAGGAGGCGGTCCGACGCTACCGCCGGATCGAGTCCCTCCAGGCCGAGTTCGACCAGGCCGTGGCGACGGTCGAGGTCACCGTCCGGTCGCCGGACGGTCTGGTCGAGGTGGTGGTGACCGCCGGTGGCCGGATCACCGACGTGCGTTTTCTCGGCCCGTTGCACACCCGCCAGCCGCGCGACGTCGCCGGTTCGGTGCGAGCCGCCGTGGCCGCCGCGGCGGACGCCGCCCAGTGGGCCAGGGAGAAGCTGCACAACGAGACGTTCACCGCCTACCAGCCACTGACGGGGGCGTGA
- a CDS encoding D-arabinono-1,4-lactone oxidase, giving the protein MVGTGRTPTTWSNWGGNQHSVATAVLRPSSVAEVAEQVRSATAAGERIRPVGSGHSFTPVAVADGRRMDLRRLAVDVQVDADRRLVTVPAGMTLRELNALLATHRLALPNLGDVDAQTVAGAISTGTHGTGAGHGGLATFVEALTLVTGTGEILRCSADQHPDVFDAARISLGALGILVEVTLRCVDAFVLRAHERPEHLETVLAGLPDLIDRHDHVEFFWFPYTTRVQLKINDRTTADDRPLPRWRRWLDDDFIANSVFAAACRLGRAAPALAPPISAISARVLSERAYTGRSDAVFCTPRRVRFTEMEYALPRDALPEALDALRRIVDGLPFKVLFPVEVRFTAAEDIWLSHSYGRESAYIAVHQYVGMPYEPYFRAFEQVATGLTGRPHWGKLHWRDATSLAPAYPRWAEFQQIRAQVDPHRTFTTPYLNTLLGPHPTT; this is encoded by the coding sequence ATGGTCGGAACCGGACGCACCCCCACCACCTGGTCCAACTGGGGCGGCAACCAGCACAGCGTGGCAACCGCCGTCCTGCGCCCGTCGTCCGTCGCCGAGGTGGCCGAGCAGGTGCGCTCCGCCACCGCCGCCGGTGAGCGGATCCGGCCGGTCGGCAGTGGACACTCCTTCACCCCCGTCGCGGTCGCCGACGGCCGGCGGATGGACCTGAGACGACTCGCCGTCGACGTACAGGTGGACGCCGATCGACGCCTCGTCACCGTACCGGCCGGGATGACGCTGCGGGAGTTGAACGCGCTACTCGCCACCCACCGCCTGGCGCTGCCGAACCTCGGCGACGTCGACGCGCAGACCGTGGCCGGCGCGATCTCCACCGGTACCCACGGCACCGGCGCCGGCCACGGCGGACTGGCCACCTTCGTCGAGGCGCTGACCCTGGTCACCGGAACCGGCGAGATCCTGCGCTGCTCCGCAGACCAGCACCCCGACGTGTTCGACGCGGCCCGGATCTCCCTCGGCGCCCTCGGCATCCTGGTCGAGGTCACCCTGCGCTGCGTGGACGCCTTCGTGCTGCGGGCCCACGAACGACCGGAGCACCTCGAAACCGTCCTCGCCGGACTGCCCGACCTGATCGACCGGCACGACCATGTCGAGTTCTTCTGGTTCCCGTACACCACACGGGTGCAGCTCAAGATTAACGACCGGACGACCGCCGACGACCGGCCGTTGCCCCGCTGGCGTCGTTGGCTCGACGACGACTTCATCGCCAACAGCGTCTTCGCCGCCGCCTGCCGGCTCGGCCGTGCCGCGCCGGCCCTGGCCCCGCCGATCAGCGCCATCAGCGCGCGGGTGCTGAGCGAACGGGCCTACACCGGACGCTCCGACGCGGTCTTCTGCACCCCCCGCCGGGTCCGCTTCACCGAGATGGAGTACGCACTACCGCGCGACGCCCTCCCCGAGGCACTCGACGCGCTGCGCCGGATCGTCGACGGGCTGCCGTTCAAGGTGTTGTTCCCGGTCGAGGTCCGGTTCACCGCCGCCGAGGACATCTGGCTGTCGCACTCGTACGGTCGCGAGTCGGCGTACATCGCGGTACACCAGTACGTCGGGATGCCGTACGAGCCGTACTTCCGGGCCTTCGAGCAGGTGGCGACCGGCCTGACCGGACGCCCCCACTGGGGCAAGCTGCACTGGCGCGACGCCACCTCGCTGGCCCCCGCCTACCCGCGCTGGGCAGAGTTCCAGCAGATCCGCGCCCAGGTGGACCCGCACCGAACCTTCACCACCCCATACCTGAACACCCTGCTCGGCCCCCACCCCACGACATAG